The DNA segment CTGTTATAATCGCCGCATTGTACCGGGAGCGCGCGCACGACTATCGTGGTGTGCGGCGGCGCCCGGCGGGAGGGAACAAGCCGCCAATTGTCGCGCATGAGCGCGTTGTGCGGAAAGTGGTTCCCAATTCAACGGTTATCCGATGCGGGCCGCTGTGGGAAAACAGCGAATCCGTATTTTCGCACGGAAGACGAGGGCTGACTGTGATCCGTTTTTTGCGATTTCTTCCGGGTTTGTATTCCCGCGACATGGGAATCGATCTGGGCACGGCCAACACGCTGGTATATGTGCGCGGACAGGGCATCGTGCTCAGCGAGCCGTCCGTGGTGGCCATCAACCGCGACACGGGCCGCGTCCGGGCCGTGGGCAACGAAGCCAAGAGCATGATAGGCCGGACACCGGGCAACATCGTCGCGATTCGCCCAATGAAGGACGGTGTGATCGCCGATTTCGAGATCACCGAGGCGATGTTGCGGTATTTCATCACCAAGGTGCATAACCGCCGCCGCCTGGTATGGCCGCGCGTGGCCATCGGCATCCCGTCGGGGATTACGGCGGTCGAAAAGCGCGCGGTGACGGAAAGCGCCACGCTGGCGGGCGCCAAGAAGGTGTTCCTGATCGAAGAGCCGATGGCCGCGGCGATCGGCGCCGGGCTTCCCGTGCAGGAGCCGCAGGGCTGCATGATCGTGGACATCGGCGGCGGCACGACCGAGGTCGCGGTGATTGCGCTGGGCGGCATCGTGTTTTCGAAGTCGGTGCGTGTGGCCGGCGACGAGATGGACCAGGCGATCATCCAGCACCTCAAGCGCACTTACAACATGATGGTCGGCGAACGGACCGCCGAGGAAATCAAGATTGCCATCGGCTCGGCGTTTCCACTCAAAGAGGAAATCGAAATACAGGTCAAGGGCCGCGACCAGGTCATGGGCCTGCCCAAGATCCTCACGATAACCTCGGAAGAGATTCGCGAGGCCTTGCGCGAACCGGTCAGCGCGATTGTGGACGCCGTCCGCGTGACGCTCGAACGGACGCCGCCGGAGTTGTCGGCGGACATCGTGGACCGCGGCGTGGTGTTGGCGGGCGGCGGCGCGTTGCTGCGCGGCATAGACCAGTTGCTGTCCAAGGAAACGGGGCTGCACGTGGCCGTGGCCGAGGATCCCCTCACCGCGGTGGCCTTGGGCACGGGCAAGTATCTCGAAACGCTCAAGGGCTTCCAGGATGAAGATGCGTAGCCCGGCGTTTAGGTGAAAACACGCCGCGGCAAGAGGGATGGCTGTGGCTCTTTCCCGTCGAATTAGCGAACACCGGCCGGCCATTGTGCTGTTGGTCATCGTGGCGTTGTCGCTTGCTTCGATGGCCGGCGGCAAGCGCGCCGGATTCATCGGCGAAGGCCTCCGCATAGCCGTCTCCGCAACCTCCTACCCGTTTCTCAAGGCCATGAAATCGGTCCAAGGCGCCGCCGGCTACGTGGCCGGGCTGGTGTTTTCCTATAACGCCTATCGCACGGAGGTCGAAACCGCGCGCAGCCAACTCGCCGACGCCATGCAACACACCGCCCAACGGAACGAACTCCTCCAGGAAAACCGCCGTCTGCGCCAGATGATTGATTTCGCGCGCACCGAACAACGTTTTGCGCTCGAGGCCGCCGAAGTCATCGAAAGTTTTAAGGGTGCAACCGTCACCATCGATCGCGGCTCGTTGCGCGGCATCGCCGAATCCATGTGCGCCATTACCGAAAACGGCGTCGTCGGCATGGTCACCCGCGTCGGCCCTTTCAGCGCGACCGTGGTGACGTTGCGCAATACCGAATGCCGAATCGGCGCCATGATTGCCCGCAACCGGGTGCGTGGAATCGTCCAGGGAAGCGGCAGCGATATCAGCCCTTACTGTTCAATGAATTATATTGACATGAAAGACGATGTGCAGCCGGGCGACCGGGTCGTAGCCAGTCCGGAAAGCCTCTTTCCGACCGGCTATCCCATCGGCCGCGTGGTCGCGGTTCACGAAACCGGTTCGCTGTGGAAAAGCGCCGATGTCGAGCCGGCCGTCAATCCGTATCGTCTCGACGAAATCTTCATCGTGCGGGAAACGGCCCCGTCCGCCGGCGAACTGGCCGGCACGCCGCCCGCCGAACCGCTGTCGGCAACGGGCCCCGACGATCGCCCGTTGCAGGAACGGCTTGCACCCTGACCATGCAGGCGCTACGATCTTGCTTGAAACCGGGCTGTTGACATGCGAAAAAATCTGCTTTGGGCCGTGGTTGTAATCGCCACCGCGTTGCTTCAGACAACGTGGCTGGACGCGATCCGTCTCCAGGGCGTGCTACCCGATCTGACCCTGCTGCTCGTGCTGTATTTTGCGATGTGCCACGGCGAGGAACGCGCGATGTTCACCGGCCTTCTCGGCGGCCTTTACCAGGATGTGGCGGGCAACACCCTGCTTGGTCACCACATCGTGTGCCACGCCCTGATAGGCTTCTGGGTGGCGAGGCTGGCGCGCCGCTTGATCACCGAACATCCCGCCGTCAAGGCCGGCATCGTATTGGTGGCTTCCATCGCGCATGGAACCCTTTACACCTGCATCCAGTATGTGCAGACGCCAGACATGAGCGCGTTGCAGACGATCTTTTCGACGGTCATGCCCGGCGCCTTCTACACAGCCCTGGTCACGCCGCTGGTGTTTTTTGTTCTATCGCGATCGCTTCGATTTGACGAGGAAGCCTTCCAGGGAGGCGCGCCGCCATGATGCCCGCCCCATCCAAAAAAGGAGGAAGTGAATTCCGCGACAAGCGGATTTATTCCCTCGGCGCGGCCCTGACCCTGCTCTTTGCCATTCTTGCAACCAGGCTCTGGGACCTCCAGATCGTTCACTGGGCCGAATACCGGCAAAAAGCCGAGTTCAATCGGCTGCATCCCCAGCGCCTCAAAGCCCCGCGTGGGCTTATCTACGGCCCCGACGCTTCCGTCGTGCTGGCCGACAACCGCCCCGCATGCGATCTGGTCATCATCCCCGCCGAATGCCGGGAAGAAAATCTCGACGACGTCTGTGGGCGTCTTGAACGCCTGTTACGCATAGATGCCCAATCCCTCAAGGACAAAATCGAAAAAAGCCGCCGCCAGCGTCAGGTCTACCGCCAAATCGTCGTAAAACAGGACATTTCCAAGGACGATCTTATCCGTGTCGAGGAATATGTCTATGCCTTGCCGGGCGTCTATGCCGTGGCCCGGCCCCAGCGGCGTTATCTGCTCGGCAAAACCGCCGGCCAAATCCTCGGATACCTCGGCGAAATCAACCTGGACGAACTCGCGGCGAACGAACAATATCAACTGGGGGATTTGATTGGACGCGGCGGACTCGAACAAATGTACGAGGAGGACATGCACGGGACCGACGGGCAACTCGTGGTCAACGTCTACGCTTCGGACACACGCCCCCAATTGCGCACCGACGCCACCGGCCAGCCCGATATTGACCGGATTATTGACAGTTACGGCCGCAAACTCAAGGAAGAACCCGACTTCCGCGTCGAACCCGTCCCGGGACGCTCGATCTTCACCACACTGGACGTGGAACTGCAGGCCTATTGCGAAGCGTTGCTCGAAGGACAAGTCGGAGCCATTGCCGTTCTCGAGGCGGATACCGGCGCCGTGCTGGCCCTTGCCAGCGTACCTTGCTACGATCCAAGCGTCTTCGTCACCCATGGCCGCAACCGCCAGCGAAACGAAGCGCTCACCGCCAAGCCCAACCCCATGGTCAATCGTTGTTTCCGAGAAACCTATGCCCCGGGTTCGACATTCAAGGTCATGCTGGCAACCGCCGCGCTCGAAGAAGGCGTCATTGACGAGCACTCTACATTCTATTGTCCCGGTTTCTTTCAACTTCCCGGAGTAAACCGCCGGTGGCGCTGCTGGAACCATTCGGGACACGGCGCCGTCAACGTCGTGGACGCGCTCGCGTTTTCCTGCGACGTGTTTTTCTACAATGTCGGATTGAAACTGGGCGTGGACAAAATCGTCGAGTGGTCACACAAACTCGGTCTTGGCGTCAAAACCGGCATCGATCTACCCAGCGAGGTCGAAGGCCTCATCCCTTCCCGCGAATGGAAAGAACGCCAACTCAAAAAACTCTATCCCAACAATCCGTGGGAATGGAAATGGTATCCGGGAAATACCGTCAACTTGGCCATCGGCCAAGGCGAAGCAGCCGCCACACCCCTGCAATGCGCCGTCATGATGGCCGCCATTATCAACGGCGGCCACCGGGTCCGCCCGTACCTAAATAAGGCGGTCGGACCCCATGTGTCCGAACCATTCATTGGCGCCAAGGCGCTGGAAATCGTTCGGGCGGGCATGCGCAAATGCGTCGAAAAAGAGGCCCCCGCCCCCAGCGGCACCGGAAAAGCCGCAAAAGTGCCAGGCATGATTGTCCTTGGAAAAACCGGTTCGGCCCAGATGGTCTCCTTGGAACAGCACAAAGAGTATGCAAAGGAAGAAGATATTCCCTATGCATTACGCGATCATGCCTGGTTTGTCTGCGGCGTGCTGGATCGCGAACCCAAAATGGCCATATGCATCCTTGTTGAACATGGGCACCACGGCAGTTCCGCCGCCGCTCCGCTCGCCAAACAGGTTATCGAACATTTTTACGGACGCGCCCGGGGCGGAAACATGAATATCGCATCCGGCGGAATCGGGTATGACACAAAAAATTAAAGATTTTGACATCCTCGATGTTCGTGTCGGGATTTTCAATTACCGCAATCTCAAGCGAATTGACTGGATGTTCGCCGGTCTGGTCCTTGCGTTGGCCCTTGTCGGGTTAGTCGTGCTGTTCAGCGCAAGCCGCGGCACAACGGCGGGGATGCCTTATTACCTCAAACAAGCCGCGTTTTGCCTTGCCGGTGTTGTCTTGGCCCTGCTGATTATGTGCATGGACTCGCGATTTCTCGTGTCCATCGCCCCCGTTTTCTATTGCGGGGCAATCCTTATTCTGGGCGCCGTCATTCTCTTCGGCGTTTCGGTCAAGGGCGGACAACGCTGGCTGCCCTTGGGACCGCTGCATCTACAGCCATCGGAACAGACCAAGATTATCGTCGTCTACACCCTCGCATGGTATCTTTCTCTGATAAAAGATCGTGTGCGTTCGCTGCCTTTTTTCCTGCTGGCCTTCGTTATCGCCGGCGTGCCCGGCCTATTG comes from the Candidatus Hydrogenedentota bacterium genome and includes:
- the mrdA gene encoding penicillin-binding protein 2, with the translated sequence MMPAPSKKGGSEFRDKRIYSLGAALTLLFAILATRLWDLQIVHWAEYRQKAEFNRLHPQRLKAPRGLIYGPDASVVLADNRPACDLVIIPAECREENLDDVCGRLERLLRIDAQSLKDKIEKSRRQRQVYRQIVVKQDISKDDLIRVEEYVYALPGVYAVARPQRRYLLGKTAGQILGYLGEINLDELAANEQYQLGDLIGRGGLEQMYEEDMHGTDGQLVVNVYASDTRPQLRTDATGQPDIDRIIDSYGRKLKEEPDFRVEPVPGRSIFTTLDVELQAYCEALLEGQVGAIAVLEADTGAVLALASVPCYDPSVFVTHGRNRQRNEALTAKPNPMVNRCFRETYAPGSTFKVMLATAALEEGVIDEHSTFYCPGFFQLPGVNRRWRCWNHSGHGAVNVVDALAFSCDVFFYNVGLKLGVDKIVEWSHKLGLGVKTGIDLPSEVEGLIPSREWKERQLKKLYPNNPWEWKWYPGNTVNLAIGQGEAAATPLQCAVMMAAIINGGHRVRPYLNKAVGPHVSEPFIGAKALEIVRAGMRKCVEKEAPAPSGTGKAAKVPGMIVLGKTGSAQMVSLEQHKEYAKEEDIPYALRDHAWFVCGVLDREPKMAICILVEHGHHGSSAAAPLAKQVIEHFYGRARGGNMNIASGGIGYDTKN
- a CDS encoding rod shape-determining protein, which translates into the protein MIRFLRFLPGLYSRDMGIDLGTANTLVYVRGQGIVLSEPSVVAINRDTGRVRAVGNEAKSMIGRTPGNIVAIRPMKDGVIADFEITEAMLRYFITKVHNRRRLVWPRVAIGIPSGITAVEKRAVTESATLAGAKKVFLIEEPMAAAIGAGLPVQEPQGCMIVDIGGGTTEVAVIALGGIVFSKSVRVAGDEMDQAIIQHLKRTYNMMVGERTAEEIKIAIGSAFPLKEEIEIQVKGRDQVMGLPKILTITSEEIREALREPVSAIVDAVRVTLERTPPELSADIVDRGVVLAGGGALLRGIDQLLSKETGLHVAVAEDPLTAVALGTGKYLETLKGFQDEDA
- the mreD gene encoding rod shape-determining protein MreD; protein product: MRKNLLWAVVVIATALLQTTWLDAIRLQGVLPDLTLLLVLYFAMCHGEERAMFTGLLGGLYQDVAGNTLLGHHIVCHALIGFWVARLARRLITEHPAVKAGIVLVASIAHGTLYTCIQYVQTPDMSALQTIFSTVMPGAFYTALVTPLVFFVLSRSLRFDEEAFQGGAPP
- the mreC gene encoding rod shape-determining protein MreC — translated: MALSRRISEHRPAIVLLVIVALSLASMAGGKRAGFIGEGLRIAVSATSYPFLKAMKSVQGAAGYVAGLVFSYNAYRTEVETARSQLADAMQHTAQRNELLQENRRLRQMIDFARTEQRFALEAAEVIESFKGATVTIDRGSLRGIAESMCAITENGVVGMVTRVGPFSATVVTLRNTECRIGAMIARNRVRGIVQGSGSDISPYCSMNYIDMKDDVQPGDRVVASPESLFPTGYPIGRVVAVHETGSLWKSADVEPAVNPYRLDEIFIVRETAPSAGELAGTPPAEPLSATGPDDRPLQERLAP